Proteins from one Scyliorhinus canicula chromosome 6, sScyCan1.1, whole genome shotgun sequence genomic window:
- the LOC119967268 gene encoding 4-galactosyl-N-acetylglucosaminide 3-alpha-L-fucosyltransferase 9-like, whose product MTSTGNTGIFRILLISIIILGCFLAMLLLYVQPTNNWIYTPLQSAISTLGVKKPLVKVIEKNETIVLIWLLPFGQPFEFNSCGSEFNCRLTADRNLDNKSDAVLFHHRDMSGDLSNLPKQPRPIFQKLVWMNLESPTHSPKKNGLDHIFNLTLTYRLVSDIIGSYASLIINRVPLDFKLPMKSKLVSWVVSHWNTNHARVKFYNEFRKYINISTYGQAFGKRLADDNFSPTISSSKFYLAFQNAIHEDYITKTLYNALRLGTVPVVLGTSRKNYENHIPGDSFIHVDDFHSAKELADYLHKLDGNKDLYMTYFKWRKHYSVRHQFSWSEHACHVCEHVKRYQEYRSCSNLEKWFWG is encoded by the coding sequence ATGACATCAACTGGTAATACAGGGATTTTCCGCATCCTGTTAATATCCATCATTATTTTGGGCTGTTTTTTAGCCATGTTGTTGCTGTATGTCCAACCAACTAACAACTGGATTTATACTCCATTGCAATCTGCCATATCGACACTCGGAGTGAAAAAGCCCCTTGTGAAAGTTATTGAAAAGAATGAAACTATTGTACTCATTTGGCTTTTGCCTTTTGGTCAGCCATTTGAGTTCAATTCTTGTGGATCTGAGTTCAACTGCCGTTTAACTGCGGATAGAAACCTCGATAACAAATCCGATGCTGTCCTTTTCCATCACCGAGACATGAGTGGAGACTTGTCCAATCTGCCCAAACAGCCTCGGCCAATATTTCAGAAATTGGTTTGGATGAACCTGGAGTCACCGACCCACTCTCCAAAAAAGAATGGACTTGACCATATCTTCAACTTGACCTTGACATATCGTCTTGTGTCAGATATTATAGGGTCTTATGCGTCTCTGATAATAAACAGAGTACCATTAGATTTTAAATTACCTATGAAAAGCAAACTGGTGAGTTGGGTtgtaagccactggaacactaACCATGCCAGAGTGAAGTTCTACAATGAATTCCGCAAGTACATTAATATCAGCACTTACGGTCAAGCCTTTGGGAAACGTCTGGCTGATGACAACTTTTCGCCTACCATATCTAGTTCTAAATTCTACCTTGCCTTTCAGAATGCTATACATGAAGATTACATAACTAAGACGCTCTATAATGCTTTGCGTCTTGGTACCGTGCCTGTGGTCCTGGGGACATCTAGAAAAAACTATGAAAATCACATTCCCGGCGATTCTTTCATTCATGTGGATGATTTCCACTCAGCTAAAGAGCTTGCGGATTACCTGCACAAACTGGACGGGAATAAAGATTTGTACATGACCTACTTCAAATGGAGGAAACACTACTCAGTGAGGCATCAGTTTTCCTGGAGTGAACACGCATGTCACGTGTGTGAGCATGTAAAACGGTATCAAGAATATAGATCATGTTCCAATCtggagaaatggttttggggctgA
- the LOC119967269 gene encoding 4-galactosyl-N-acetylglucosaminide 3-alpha-L-fucosyltransferase 9-like, translating to MTSVSSVGIVRTLLISLIILGCFLAMVLLYVKPSNSWIYATSKLGVKNPFVTSAEENETIVLIWLWPFGQPFELNSCESEFNIHKCHLTADKNLYNKSDAVLFHHRDMSGDLSNLPKQPRPTFQKWVWMNLESPTHSPKKNGLDRFFNLTLTYRQGSDIVVPYGSLIINRVPLDFKLPKKSNLVCWVVSHWNTNHARVKFYNEFRKYININAYGQAFGERLSDNNLMPTISSCKFYLAFENSVHEDYITEKLYNALRAGTVPVVLGTSRKNYENHIPADSFIHVDDFHSAKELADYLHKLDGNEDLYMTYFKWRKHYSVRTVRFWDEHACSVCENIKRYQKYKSCSNLEKWFWG from the coding sequence ATGACATCTGTGTCCAGTGTCGGGATTGTCCGCACCCTGCTAATTTCCCTAATCATTTTGGGCTGTTTTTTAGCCATGGTGTTGCTGTATGTCAAACCGTCTAATAGCTGGATTTATGCCACATCAAAACTCGGTGTGAAAAACCCCTTTGTGACAAGTGCTGAAGAGAATGAAACTATTGTGCTCATTTGGCTTTGGCCTTTTGGTCAGCCATTTGAGCTCAATTCTTGTGAATCTGAGTTTAACATCCATAAATGCCACTTAACTGCGGATAAAAATCTCTATAACAAATCCGATGCTGTCCTTTTCCATCACCGAGACATGAGTGGAGACTTGTCCAATCTGCCCAAACAACCTCGGCCAACATTTCAGAAATGGGTTTGGATGAACCTGGAGTCACCGACCCACTCTCCAAAAAAGAATGGACTCGACCGTTTCTTCAACTTGACCTTGACATATCGGCAAGGTTCAGATATCGTCGTGCCTTATGGGTCCCTGATAATAAACAGAGTGCCATTAGATTTTAAACTGCCTAAGAAAAGCAATCTGGTGTGTTGGGTTGTGAGCCATTGGAACACTAACCATGCCAGAGTGAAGTTCTACAATGAATTCCGCAAATACATTAATATCAACGCTTACGGTCAAGCCTTTGGGGAACGTCTAAGTGATAACAACTTGATGCCTACCATATCTAGTTGTAAGTTCTACCTTGCCTTTGAGAATTCAGTCCATGAAGATTACATAACTGAAAAGCTCTACAATGCTTTGCGTGCTGGCACCGTGCCTGTGGTCCTGGGGACATCTAGAAAAAACTATGAAAATCACATTCCGGCCGATTCTTTCATTCATGTGGATGATTTCCACTCAGCTAAAGAGCTTGCGGATTACCTGCACAAACTGGACGGGAATGAAGATTTGTACATGACCTACTTCAAATGGAGGAAACACTACTCAGTACGGACAGTTCGTTTCTGGGATGAACACGCATGTAGCGTGTGTGAGAACATAAAACGATATCAAAAATATAAATCATGTTCCAATTtggagaaatggttttggggctgA